The proteins below are encoded in one region of Peribacillus muralis:
- the fmt gene encoding methionyl-tRNA formyltransferase, with the protein MTKIIFMGTPDFSVPVLKRIIDEGFEVIAVVTQPDRPVGRKKVLTPPPVKVEAEKQGIPVYQPEKIREKEELEKIIALGADLVVTAAFGQILPNELLEAPKYGCINVHASLLPELRGGAPIHYSILQGKEKTGITIMYMAEKLDAGDILTQAEVAIAEEDNVGTLHDKLSKLGSDLLAETLPKLINGELKPIKQDEDKATFAPNIKRSEEKIDWSKTGGNIYNQVRGLNPWPVAYTTLNGSVMKIWQASKVEHGNQEAPGTIIEVQNDGFIVSTGNETAILITMLQPSGKKKMPAKDYLRGAGSFIKAGMKLGEQNEAN; encoded by the coding sequence ATGACAAAAATTATCTTTATGGGTACACCGGATTTCTCAGTGCCGGTATTGAAAAGGATCATTGACGAAGGGTTTGAAGTGATTGCAGTCGTTACCCAACCGGATCGTCCCGTTGGCCGTAAAAAGGTACTGACCCCCCCGCCAGTTAAAGTAGAAGCGGAAAAACAGGGGATTCCCGTTTATCAGCCTGAAAAAATCCGTGAAAAAGAAGAACTTGAAAAGATCATCGCTTTAGGTGCTGACCTTGTGGTGACCGCAGCCTTTGGACAAATCCTCCCGAATGAATTGCTGGAAGCCCCTAAATACGGATGCATTAATGTCCATGCCTCCTTGCTTCCTGAACTTCGTGGCGGTGCACCCATTCATTATTCGATATTGCAGGGAAAAGAAAAAACGGGAATCACCATCATGTATATGGCAGAAAAATTGGATGCCGGAGATATATTGACTCAAGCCGAAGTTGCCATTGCGGAAGAAGACAATGTAGGAACACTTCATGACAAGTTAAGCAAGTTAGGTTCTGATTTGCTTGCGGAAACTTTGCCGAAGCTTATCAATGGTGAGTTAAAGCCAATCAAGCAAGATGAGGACAAAGCAACATTCGCTCCTAATATAAAACGGTCGGAGGAAAAAATCGACTGGTCGAAAACAGGTGGAAATATCTATAACCAAGTACGCGGGCTGAATCCATGGCCAGTTGCCTATACAACTTTAAACGGGTCGGTCATGAAAATTTGGCAGGCCAGTAAGGTTGAACACGGCAATCAGGAAGCGCCGGGTACGATTATAGAAGTGCAAAATGACGGGTTCATCGTTTCGACAGGCAATGAAACGGCGATACTGATTACAATGCTACAGCCTTCAGGGAAGAAAAAAATGCCGGCGAAAGATTACTTGCGCGGAGCCGGTTCGTTCATTAAAGCAGGCATGAAGTTAGGAGAACAGAATGAAGCAAACTAA
- the rsmB gene encoding 16S rRNA (cytosine(967)-C(5))-methyltransferase RsmB has translation MKQTKKGVRDIALDILESVEKNQSYSNLLLNNLIKKHQLSAVDSGLLTEISYGTIQRKMTLDYFLSPYIKQPKKTQSWVINLLRLSVYQMVYLDKVPDHAIIFEAVEISKKRGHKGTSSMVNGVLRNIQRNGVPSLDAIKDDLERLSIEVSHPVWLIKRWVEQFGYEKTKEMCEVNLTAPLQTGRVNLKKISRSELMSILREEGYDVEASEVVPEAIVSYRGNLAHSESYKLGYLSIQDESSMLVAHALGANDNDAVLDCCAAPGGKTTHIAEGLTTGQVYALDLHEHKVKLIKEQAERLKLRNNIKTMALDSRKVQEHFNKEGFDRVLIDAPCSGLGVMRRKPDVKYTKTKDDILKLSSIQKQLLEAAAPLVKQGGRLVYSTCTVDMEENDRVALAFLNEHPDFESDPSLSERMPESVQPFIEGHTLQVFPQYFSSDGFFIASFRKKVL, from the coding sequence ATGAAGCAAACTAAAAAGGGAGTACGTGACATTGCTCTTGATATATTGGAATCTGTAGAGAAAAACCAATCCTACAGTAACCTCTTACTAAACAACTTGATCAAAAAGCATCAATTATCCGCTGTGGACAGCGGTTTGCTTACGGAGATAAGCTACGGAACGATACAGCGTAAAATGACTTTGGATTACTTTTTGAGCCCTTATATTAAACAACCTAAAAAGACGCAAAGCTGGGTCATCAATTTGCTTAGGCTATCCGTTTATCAAATGGTTTATTTAGATAAGGTGCCGGATCATGCGATCATTTTCGAGGCAGTTGAAATTTCCAAAAAACGTGGTCATAAAGGTACATCTTCCATGGTCAATGGCGTGCTTCGAAACATCCAGAGAAATGGTGTTCCTTCCCTTGACGCCATCAAGGATGATCTCGAAAGGCTCTCCATCGAAGTAAGTCATCCAGTTTGGTTGATCAAACGCTGGGTGGAGCAATTTGGTTATGAAAAAACCAAGGAAATGTGTGAAGTGAATTTAACGGCCCCATTGCAGACGGGACGTGTCAATTTAAAGAAGATATCCCGCAGTGAATTAATGAGCATATTAAGGGAAGAGGGATATGACGTCGAGGCAAGTGAAGTCGTCCCCGAAGCCATCGTTAGCTATAGAGGCAATCTTGCTCATTCAGAAAGTTATAAATTAGGGTACTTATCGATTCAGGACGAAAGCTCGATGCTTGTTGCGCATGCATTGGGGGCAAATGATAATGATGCTGTACTCGATTGTTGTGCTGCTCCTGGAGGGAAAACGACACATATTGCAGAAGGTTTAACGACTGGACAAGTATATGCGCTTGATCTTCATGAACATAAAGTAAAGCTCATTAAAGAACAGGCAGAGCGTCTAAAATTGAGAAACAACATCAAGACTATGGCACTTGATAGCAGAAAAGTGCAAGAACACTTCAATAAGGAAGGGTTTGACCGGGTCTTGATCGATGCGCCATGTTCAGGCTTGGGAGTCATGCGCCGGAAGCCCGATGTAAAGTACACAAAAACAAAAGATGATATACTGAAACTCTCAAGCATACAAAAGCAATTATTGGAAGCTGCTGCACCGCTAGTAAAGCAAGGCGGACGGTTAGTATATAGTACATGCACGGTGGATATGGAAGAAAATGACAGGGTGGCATTGGCATTTTTGAATGAACACCCGGATTTCGAGAGCGACCCATCGCTGTCCGAAAGAATGCCCGAAAGCGTTCAGCCGTTCATCGAGGGCCATACGCTACAAGTTTTTCCGCAATATTTTAGCAGTGACGGATTCTTTATTGCGAGTTTTAGAAAGAAGGTGCTGTAA